In Kordiimonas pumila, a single genomic region encodes these proteins:
- a CDS encoding DNA adenine methylase yields the protein MNQLTPITPTRPAAPYIGGKRLLAAKIIKRIDAVSHVTYAVPFVGMGGVFLRRDKAPRAEVINDYSGDVATFFRILQRHYPHFMEMLKFQLTSRKEFERLRKANPDTLTDLERAARFLYLQKMAFGGLRTGQAFGAHVTGPVRFNILKLGPLLEDIHERLAGVAIECLHYEQFIKRYDRTTTLFYLDPPYYGIEDYYGRNLFHRDDFQKLAGQLAKIKGSFIMSINDTPEVRHIFRAFTIEEASVVYTAAAGANKRTHELLISNCRTDNCPASDTEKDNG from the coding sequence ATGAACCAGCTTACCCCTATTACACCTACACGCCCTGCGGCACCCTATATCGGTGGCAAACGACTGCTGGCCGCAAAAATTATCAAACGTATCGATGCCGTTTCGCATGTCACCTATGCTGTACCCTTTGTGGGCATGGGCGGTGTCTTCCTGCGCCGGGACAAGGCTCCTCGTGCCGAGGTCATTAATGACTATAGCGGTGATGTTGCCACCTTCTTCCGGATACTCCAGCGCCATTATCCACATTTTATGGAAATGCTAAAGTTTCAGCTTACCAGCCGCAAGGAATTTGAACGCCTGCGGAAGGCCAACCCCGACACGCTGACTGATCTGGAACGGGCAGCCCGGTTTCTGTATTTGCAAAAGATGGCCTTTGGCGGCCTGCGAACCGGGCAAGCCTTCGGTGCCCATGTCACAGGCCCCGTCCGCTTCAATATACTGAAGCTTGGGCCGCTCTTGGAGGACATACACGAACGCCTTGCGGGTGTCGCCATCGAATGCCTACACTACGAACAGTTCATCAAACGGTATGACCGGACAACAACGCTTTTTTACCTCGATCCGCCGTATTACGGAATTGAGGACTATTATGGACGGAACCTGTTTCACCGTGATGACTTTCAGAAGCTGGCAGGCCAGCTTGCGAAGATCAAGGGCAGCTTCATCATGTCCATCAATGACACACCTGAGGTGCGGCATATCTTCAGGGCCTTTACCATTGAGGAAGCATCAGTTGTCTACACCGCAGCAGCAGGAGCGAACAAACGCACCCATGAACTGCTGATCTCCAACTGCCGGACGGACAACTGTCCGGCATCAGATACGGAGAAGGATAATGGATAA
- a CDS encoding helix-turn-helix transcriptional regulator — protein sequence MMTTPSIIPGVADNGEGGERLLTTAQAAQYLRLASSTLNKWRVYGTGPKFIKLGRAVRYRHTDLDAFLASQSRLSTTSQGTLS from the coding sequence ATGATGACTACTCCTAGCATTATACCGGGCGTGGCAGACAATGGAGAGGGAGGTGAACGCCTCCTGACCACAGCACAGGCAGCCCAATACCTGAGGCTTGCGTCTTCCACCCTCAACAAATGGCGCGTTTACGGAACAGGCCCCAAGTTCATCAAGCTCGGTCGAGCCGTGCGTTACAGGCACACAGACCTTGACGCCTTCCTTGCCAGCCAATCCCGATTATCAACGACATCACAAGGAACATTATCATGA
- the dcm gene encoding DNA (cytosine-5-)-methyltransferase, which translates to MHSATAIRPQEDTPSGRAFTEVSGLRRPISCSSLIQRPAAPIRYLSLFSGIGGFEHGIEQAFNTVQDSGNIARDTQTEGELSATGTGAVSNRGTGSDDQLQSDAVVCVGYSEIDKHAVGVYKRHYPSHHNFGDITKVNPSHLPDFDLLVGGFPCQAFSIAGKRKGFADSRGTLFFDIARIIRKKQPRLLLLENVKGLLSHDTGRTFHTILTVLDELGYDCEWQVLNSKDFGVPQNRERVFIVGHLRGTPRPQVFPFTRTAGTGAIEPSCSGGAIGKPANDNKPLPVIRVREATKKGYAEATVGQVINFAYINSHTTRRGRVSSIAKTLDTGMRQHTLTMEGRIRRLTPTECERLQGFPDGWTAGVSDVQRYKMLGNAVTVPVITAIISRMLPLETRQIGEAA; encoded by the coding sequence ATGCACTCAGCAACAGCCATACGACCACAGGAGGACACTCCTTCCGGTCGGGCATTCACAGAAGTATCGGGTCTAAGACGCCCCATTAGCTGCTCGTCACTTATCCAGAGGCCAGCAGCCCCCATACGCTATCTCAGTCTGTTTTCAGGAATAGGAGGATTTGAACATGGTATCGAACAGGCATTCAACACAGTTCAGGACAGTGGCAATATTGCCAGAGACACACAAACCGAAGGGGAACTATCTGCCACGGGAACGGGTGCTGTCAGCAACCGTGGCACGGGCAGTGACGACCAGCTACAGTCAGATGCCGTGGTATGCGTTGGATACTCCGAAATCGATAAACACGCAGTCGGGGTCTATAAACGACACTACCCCAGCCACCACAACTTCGGAGACATCACAAAGGTTAACCCGAGCCACCTGCCAGACTTTGACCTCCTTGTTGGCGGCTTTCCCTGTCAGGCTTTTTCAATCGCTGGAAAACGCAAAGGATTTGCTGACAGCAGAGGTACACTCTTTTTTGATATCGCTCGGATTATCAGGAAAAAGCAGCCACGTCTGCTTCTCCTTGAAAACGTCAAAGGGCTTTTATCTCACGACACGGGACGTACGTTCCATACCATCCTCACCGTGCTTGATGAACTGGGGTATGACTGTGAATGGCAGGTGCTTAACAGCAAGGATTTTGGCGTTCCCCAAAACAGGGAACGTGTGTTTATTGTCGGACATCTTAGAGGAACACCCCGACCCCAAGTATTTCCTTTCACCAGAACGGCAGGCACAGGCGCTATCGAGCCTAGCTGCTCTGGAGGCGCCATAGGCAAACCTGCCAATGACAATAAGCCCCTTCCTGTCATCCGGGTACGTGAAGCTACAAAGAAAGGGTATGCCGAGGCAACAGTCGGACAGGTTATCAACTTTGCCTATATCAACAGCCATACAACCCGGCGAGGACGTGTCTCATCCATCGCCAAAACACTCGATACAGGGATGCGGCAGCATACGCTTACCATGGAAGGCCGTATACGCCGCCTTACCCCAACCGAGTGTGAACGGCTGCAAGGGTTCCCTGATGGCTGGACAGCGGGAGTATCTGATGTGCAGCGATACAAAATGCTCGGTAATGCTGTCACCGTCCCGGTTATCACAGCAATCATCAGCAGGATGCTTCCGCTAGAAACACGGCAGATAGGAGAAGCGGCATGA
- a CDS encoding recombinase family protein encodes MATIRTGPAPYGYKREEGRLALVPDEVSVIQYIFELFVKHERRKIVCDILYAEKKTTRSGSSFTSPSVTRILENKYVLGIDGEAEQIISDNLWKKCQLILQSQEGKGGAPRKPTNLFAGITHCGCGQKMRVPTNTATKKYVCSDCTTKIPSDALEEIFVAQLESYPLPEVIRPRGQTLLDVWTGLEDFEQKRKLVESITKRIDVTENKVTCSLILL; translated from the coding sequence ATGGCAACCATACGAACTGGCCCCGCGCCATATGGATATAAAAGGGAAGAAGGCCGCCTTGCCCTTGTGCCTGACGAAGTGTCTGTCATTCAGTATATCTTCGAGCTTTTTGTAAAGCATGAGCGCCGTAAGATAGTCTGTGACATTCTCTATGCTGAAAAGAAGACAACCCGGTCAGGCTCCTCGTTTACCTCACCCTCAGTGACCCGCATTCTTGAAAACAAATATGTACTTGGTATTGACGGCGAAGCAGAGCAAATCATTTCAGATAATCTCTGGAAAAAATGCCAGTTGATCCTCCAGTCTCAGGAAGGGAAAGGTGGAGCACCTCGCAAGCCCACCAATCTGTTCGCTGGCATCACCCATTGTGGTTGTGGGCAGAAAATGCGTGTGCCCACCAATACGGCTACCAAAAAATACGTATGCTCAGACTGCACAACCAAAATCCCCTCGGATGCACTGGAAGAAATATTTGTCGCCCAGCTTGAAAGCTATCCACTGCCTGAAGTAATCAGACCAAGGGGACAAACCTTGCTGGATGTCTGGACAGGTTTGGAAGATTTTGAACAGAAGCGAAAGCTTGTTGAGTCTATCACCAAACGCATTGATGTTACTGAAAACAAGGTAACGTGTTCGCTTATATTACTCTGA
- a CDS encoding tyrosine-type recombinase/integrase codes for MKSDQGFTPFDRNGNRTYLTIEERRAFLLAAHSADPYVMTFCMVLAYTGARISEVRNLTLESIDFSLQCIIIKCLKKRNRVVYRAVPVPTDVLLTLDSVHDLRNDYSKKRRKLWTWSRTTAWNKVSKVMAKAGLSGISATSRGLRHTFAVSAVQCGISLNMIQKWMGHADIETTALYANAVGEEEQRIAKKMWSYL; via the coding sequence ATGAAATCTGATCAAGGTTTTACCCCGTTTGATAGAAACGGAAATAGAACATACCTTACTATTGAAGAAAGGAGGGCATTTTTGTTAGCGGCTCACAGCGCTGATCCTTATGTCATGACATTCTGCATGGTGCTCGCTTACACTGGGGCGAGAATTTCAGAAGTAAGAAACCTAACACTTGAGAGCATAGATTTCTCACTTCAATGTATAATTATCAAATGCCTGAAAAAAAGGAACAGAGTCGTTTATAGAGCTGTACCAGTACCAACAGATGTTTTGCTAACACTTGATAGCGTACATGACTTGAGAAACGATTACTCTAAGAAACGAAGAAAACTGTGGACTTGGAGCAGGACAACAGCTTGGAATAAGGTATCTAAAGTTATGGCTAAGGCTGGCTTGTCGGGTATTTCTGCCACATCTCGTGGTTTACGACATACATTTGCTGTTTCAGCAGTTCAGTGTGGTATTTCATTAAATATGATCCAAAAGTGGATGGGCCATGCAGATATTGAAACTACTGCATTATATGCGAATGCTGTTGGTGAAGAAGAGCAAAGAATTGCAAAAAAGATGTGGTCTTATCTCTAA
- a CDS encoding mannitol dehydrogenase family protein, translated as MPKQMKTLSQKLLKRRITQLQHIHIGTGALGLGLPVWLCSTLQFSVILANRSEQSRSYNRNLLIKNQKQYRVVPQGQHKQGDIVSISDLIFYDQEQDKFFDAIAHPNTYIITTALKEAVLKPSFVSLMCAALSHRLKRHIKKPLYIICCENIICSRQFRDAVQLQIGFPLPSYIQFLPCVVDRVCATPSVTLKPDGYSEVLVEVERYARWYIERPKLTSSKELQKNLTQSPVAKTAIQFTENIEWEKTRKLILINGPHLLIAINARAANYSRLDSYLKHDADAAYILEDLLQEASDALQCIEFERNATLTLSISTSDISQRFRENPDLVNRVLARFQNPKQLEAFLKDLYKKVSQWALTYQKEFNEAPNQTSRTLFLLTSLINYDRYNG; from the coding sequence ATGCCAAAACAAATGAAGACACTTTCTCAGAAACTTTTAAAGCGTAGAATTACTCAACTGCAGCATATTCATATTGGAACAGGCGCTCTAGGGCTAGGTCTCCCTGTATGGTTGTGTTCTACTCTCCAGTTTTCTGTTATCTTGGCAAATCGCTCTGAACAATCGCGCTCTTATAACCGCAATTTATTGATAAAAAATCAAAAGCAATACAGGGTTGTACCTCAAGGTCAGCACAAGCAGGGCGATATAGTTTCAATTTCCGACTTGATTTTCTATGATCAGGAACAAGATAAGTTCTTTGATGCTATTGCTCATCCGAATACGTATATAATCACAACTGCATTAAAAGAGGCAGTTTTGAAGCCCTCGTTTGTTTCATTAATGTGTGCAGCACTGTCTCATAGGCTTAAACGACACATAAAGAAGCCATTATATATTATATGTTGTGAAAACATTATATGTTCGAGACAATTTAGAGATGCTGTGCAATTGCAAATAGGATTCCCTCTTCCTTCCTATATACAATTTCTCCCATGTGTTGTTGATCGAGTTTGTGCTACACCTTCGGTTACTTTGAAACCTGACGGATATTCTGAAGTGTTAGTAGAGGTTGAGAGATATGCGAGATGGTATATTGAGAGACCTAAGCTGACTTCTTCAAAAGAGTTACAAAAAAATCTTACACAAAGTCCTGTTGCTAAGACTGCTATTCAATTTACAGAAAATATTGAATGGGAAAAGACTCGTAAACTTATACTAATTAACGGTCCGCACCTGCTGATCGCTATTAATGCTAGAGCTGCTAATTATTCTCGATTAGATAGTTATTTAAAACATGATGCAGATGCTGCCTATATACTCGAAGATTTATTGCAAGAAGCATCTGATGCACTTCAATGTATTGAATTTGAGCGAAATGCTACTCTGACTCTGTCAATCTCAACTTCAGATATTAGTCAGCGTTTTCGTGAGAATCCTGATTTAGTGAATCGCGTGTTAGCTAGATTTCAAAACCCAAAGCAACTTGAGGCCTTCTTAAAAGACTTGTATAAAAAAGTCTCTCAATGGGCGTTAACTTATCAAAAAGAGTTCAATGAAGCCCCTAATCAAACATCACGCACATTATTTCTTCTCACGAGTCTTATCAATTATGACCGATATAACGGCTAA
- a CDS encoding outer membrane beta-barrel protein, whose product MFKRTLIALGTLGVTAAAQAAEEAQADWTGLYMGLGIETTKAKVSVNPDPSGIILFDNLEDLSGNKADWAGAIQFGFRKEFGKLVLGAELEGIFGGGRTIADSTDGLLFEDAPDFLTLSSEATVSVKPKGRMVGTVEVPIGKHFLIGGEAGFTLATTSVSGDIYGPYNFFDPTIREHWASYSDTSNQIGGTYGIRATAKVGKHMLITARYTFAKLGTATAPVTLDELEIIDMPVVQAAEAVTKLESFRLGVGYQF is encoded by the coding sequence ATGTTCAAAAGAACACTCATTGCATTAGGTACACTTGGAGTAACAGCGGCGGCACAAGCGGCTGAAGAAGCACAGGCAGACTGGACCGGCCTCTACATGGGTCTAGGTATAGAAACCACCAAAGCCAAAGTATCAGTAAACCCAGACCCGTCAGGCATCATTCTGTTTGATAATCTTGAAGACCTCAGTGGCAACAAAGCAGACTGGGCAGGTGCGATACAGTTTGGCTTCCGCAAGGAGTTTGGCAAGCTTGTCTTGGGAGCGGAACTGGAAGGCATCTTTGGTGGTGGCAGGACTATAGCGGATAGTACCGATGGTCTGCTGTTTGAAGATGCTCCTGACTTTCTCACCCTATCCTCAGAAGCAACCGTCAGTGTGAAGCCCAAGGGCCGTATGGTTGGCACAGTGGAAGTCCCCATTGGCAAACACTTCCTAATTGGTGGTGAGGCAGGCTTTACGCTCGCTACAACTTCAGTCTCCGGTGACATCTACGGTCCATACAATTTCTTTGACCCCACCATCAGGGAACACTGGGCTTCATACAGTGATACCTCAAACCAGATAGGTGGGACATATGGCATCAGGGCAACTGCCAAGGTGGGAAAGCATATGCTTATCACTGCCAGATACACCTTTGCCAAACTGGGAACAGCCACGGCACCTGTAACACTGGACGAGTTAGAGATTATCGACATGCCAGTAGTGCAGGCCGCAGAGGCCGTCACAAAGCTTGAGAGTTTCCGCCTTGGGGTGGGCTACCAGTTCTAA
- a CDS encoding ArdC family protein → MKSQEIYTSVTNRIIEELEAGTPPWVKPWQGGNADKHVFPHNAVTGRPYSGINVLLLWVRASERNYIRSGWLTFKQAHALGAYVRKGEKAVRIVYVKEIKVTDDEDAEKVIPVIRSYAVFNLCQLEKLPDAYTTPDEPLPDHECMQDIEGFIAATDIDVAHGSDSAAYNPRHDAVVMPLPSQFESPDHYYATLFHEYGHATGHTKRLGRDLTGRFGTQSYAAEELIAELTSAYLCAFFGIEGQLRHASYIEHWLALLRSDNRAVFTAAGKAQEAMTFLLTGAGVPT, encoded by the coding sequence ATGAAATCACAGGAGATATACACGTCTGTTACCAACCGCATCATTGAGGAACTGGAAGCAGGCACACCGCCGTGGGTAAAACCGTGGCAAGGTGGAAACGCAGACAAACATGTCTTTCCCCATAATGCAGTGACCGGACGACCCTATAGCGGCATCAATGTCCTGCTTTTATGGGTTCGGGCGTCAGAGCGAAACTACATCCGCTCCGGCTGGCTCACCTTCAAACAGGCTCATGCCCTTGGAGCCTATGTCCGCAAGGGTGAAAAAGCCGTCCGCATTGTCTATGTCAAAGAGATCAAGGTTACGGATGATGAGGACGCTGAGAAAGTCATTCCCGTTATCCGTTCCTATGCTGTCTTCAACCTCTGCCAGTTAGAGAAACTACCGGACGCCTACACTACACCGGATGAACCGCTGCCAGATCATGAGTGTATGCAGGATATAGAAGGCTTTATTGCTGCAACAGACATTGACGTAGCCCACGGCAGTGACAGTGCTGCCTATAACCCACGTCATGACGCCGTTGTCATGCCCTTGCCATCACAGTTTGAAAGCCCAGACCATTACTATGCAACGCTCTTTCATGAGTATGGGCATGCAACAGGGCATACCAAGCGACTAGGGCGTGATCTCACGGGTCGGTTTGGGACGCAGTCCTATGCGGCTGAAGAGTTGATAGCCGAGCTGACGTCAGCCTACCTGTGTGCCTTCTTTGGTATAGAGGGACAACTGCGCCATGCATCATACATAGAACACTGGCTTGCCCTGCTGCGCTCCGACAATCGGGCTGTCTTCACCGCTGCCGGTAAAGCACAAGAAGCCATGACCTTCCTGCTAACGGGAGCAGGCGTTCCAACATGA
- a CDS encoding helix-turn-helix domain-containing protein, translating into MFFTTLRSQRKSCHFTQDEVAFLLGGVCGTKVTRYERGTRTPPLETVLALEIIYGTSARDLFPDQYRTMQKQITKRARALLKTNRGSPYKRQHLKAIIT; encoded by the coding sequence ATGTTCTTCACCACGCTTCGCTCACAGCGTAAAAGCTGCCATTTTACTCAGGATGAAGTTGCCTTTCTGCTTGGCGGTGTTTGCGGCACAAAAGTTACCCGCTACGAACGCGGTACCCGTACGCCACCTCTTGAGACCGTCCTTGCACTTGAAATCATATATGGTACATCAGCAAGAGACCTGTTTCCTGACCAGTACAGGACCATGCAAAAGCAGATCACAAAGCGTGCTCGAGCACTTCTTAAAACAAATAGAGGCAGTCCATATAAACGGCAGCACCTGAAGGCCATTATCACATAA
- a CDS encoding recombinase family protein, translating to MNCTIDTKTLRTIEAGAFREYYLIYNRKSTDEPNNQKNSLNYQRAENLRFAEKSGLSVASLSIEGFCTQGIIAERHSGFKEDTTVNVNKKGMVQHTIARPKFKQLITLLSRGYFKGIICLSWDRLSRNKADNAIISKFMRAGIDVRFAYAQYDNTSAGMLHMDIDGMFAAHHSRVTSEKVRITQYNLREQGICTHRAPIGYLNIGKSNDKPIDPIRGPIIRKMFTLYAQGNIGISELTRWANEQGLTSYPMRKRRTQQQMLDDGDEVTRPPKVCLPVGRGTVQRILSNPFYIGQTLGNHGLNVKSKSHKPLVSDKLFYQVQGLLGKKRPNINYAQRADMPFRKMIRCSQCGRTFTPYKTKGVHYLSVHCAPTCGNSVRNYKVAEVEKQIGDILSGFTLTDEEHAELDDRVLNEHTVHEEKARHRKEKNGRKQCKVREDLAYLQDNKLMLLKNGVYDAASLVAEENKLKSSLLELQEVDKGNEAEEQEILKDLLKLSELLKRAYFCYISANSFQKACFAGIVFSELSLSENTLSYKAKKGFQAFESRSDSLGGPTEWFSELSYPSAVRKSVVTLEKVLKDF from the coding sequence ATGAATTGTACAATAGATACAAAAACACTAAGGACGATAGAGGCAGGCGCGTTTCGTGAGTATTATCTTATCTATAACCGCAAGAGCACTGACGAACCCAACAACCAGAAAAACTCCTTGAACTATCAGCGCGCGGAAAACCTCAGGTTTGCGGAAAAGTCGGGTCTTTCTGTTGCATCCTTATCCATTGAAGGCTTTTGCACACAGGGTATTATCGCAGAGCGGCATTCAGGCTTTAAGGAAGACACGACAGTTAATGTGAATAAAAAGGGCATGGTGCAACACACCATCGCACGCCCCAAGTTCAAACAGCTTATAACGCTTCTGAGCAGAGGGTATTTTAAAGGCATTATATGCCTGTCGTGGGATCGGCTTAGCCGCAACAAGGCTGATAACGCAATCATCTCGAAATTCATGCGGGCAGGGATTGATGTCCGCTTTGCCTACGCACAGTATGACAATACAAGTGCAGGCATGTTGCATATGGATATTGATGGTATGTTTGCAGCCCACCATTCCCGTGTGACCAGTGAGAAAGTACGCATCACACAGTATAATTTGCGGGAACAGGGTATTTGCACCCATAGAGCGCCCATTGGGTATCTCAATATTGGCAAGTCCAATGATAAACCGATTGATCCTATACGTGGGCCTATCATCCGTAAGATGTTCACACTCTATGCACAGGGGAACATCGGTATATCTGAACTGACTCGTTGGGCCAACGAGCAAGGGCTGACATCATACCCGATGCGTAAACGCAGAACCCAACAGCAAATGCTGGATGACGGAGACGAGGTAACGCGCCCTCCCAAAGTCTGCTTGCCTGTCGGCAGAGGTACTGTACAGCGTATTCTTTCAAACCCGTTTTATATCGGCCAAACACTGGGTAATCACGGCCTGAATGTGAAAAGCAAAAGCCACAAACCACTGGTGAGTGACAAGCTGTTTTACCAAGTGCAGGGCTTGTTAGGGAAAAAGCGCCCGAATATCAACTATGCCCAGAGAGCTGACATGCCGTTCCGCAAGATGATACGGTGCAGTCAGTGTGGTCGCACGTTCACACCCTATAAAACCAAGGGTGTGCATTATCTATCTGTTCACTGCGCGCCAACTTGCGGGAACTCTGTCAGAAACTACAAAGTGGCGGAGGTGGAGAAACAGATCGGGGATATTCTTTCTGGATTTACTCTGACAGATGAAGAGCATGCAGAACTGGATGATCGGGTTTTAAACGAACATACCGTGCATGAAGAGAAAGCACGTCACCGTAAAGAGAAGAATGGGCGTAAACAGTGTAAGGTGCGTGAAGACTTGGCTTATCTGCAAGACAACAAACTGATGCTGCTAAAAAACGGTGTGTATGACGCAGCAAGCCTTGTTGCGGAGGAAAATAAACTGAAAAGCAGTCTGCTTGAATTACAGGAGGTGGATAAGGGAAATGAAGCCGAAGAACAGGAAATTTTGAAAGACCTCCTTAAACTTTCTGAACTCCTGAAAAGGGCGTATTTCTGCTATATTTCAGCAAATTCCTTCCAAAAAGCATGTTTTGCCGGAATAGTGTTTTCTGAACTTTCTCTCTCTGAAAATACGTTGAGTTATAAGGCTAAAAAAGGGTTTCAGGCGTTTGAAAGCCGTTCTGACTCATTGGGCGGACCCACTGAATGGTTTTCTGAACTTTCATACCCTAGTGCGGTGAGAAAAAGTGTTGTGACGTTGGAGAAGGTACTTAAAGATTTTTAG
- a CDS encoding ComEC/Rec2 family competence protein produces MNLKIFDVEHGACALLTCDDNTRLMLDAGHNATTGWRPGDYLVANGIHRLDMLAITNYDEDHVSGIENLLDQVDVSWLSRNVSVSTGNLRELKSEDGMGNGMAKLCQAIDHTFTGDGSSPLPTFSGLQREKFSCSYPNFDDENNLSLVNFLDCNGTGVLFTGDLERAGWEHLVQKASFRNAMAATNILIAPHHGRIKESDRDFFREFYRKYFPNVYYVVISDKGYQHDTQQTLPLFQSFAKGGPFRDGTRKVLTTRKDGLIEFRLEDGSWGPF; encoded by the coding sequence ATGAATCTTAAAATTTTTGACGTCGAGCATGGAGCATGTGCACTACTAACGTGTGACGACAATACTCGGTTAATGTTGGATGCAGGTCACAACGCTACCACCGGATGGCGTCCTGGCGATTATTTGGTAGCTAACGGAATTCATCGGCTCGACATGCTTGCCATCACCAATTATGACGAGGATCACGTTAGCGGAATTGAGAACTTGCTAGACCAAGTAGATGTCTCGTGGCTTTCTAGAAATGTCTCTGTCTCGACAGGCAATCTAAGAGAATTGAAAAGCGAAGATGGGATGGGAAATGGAATGGCGAAATTATGTCAGGCAATTGACCATACTTTTACAGGAGATGGCTCAAGCCCACTTCCGACTTTTTCAGGTTTACAAAGAGAGAAGTTTTCTTGTTCCTATCCAAATTTCGATGATGAGAACAATCTAAGCCTTGTCAATTTCCTTGACTGTAATGGCACGGGAGTCCTCTTCACGGGAGACTTAGAGCGTGCAGGATGGGAACATCTTGTTCAAAAAGCGTCATTTAGAAATGCGATGGCAGCAACCAATATCTTAATTGCACCTCATCATGGACGCATTAAAGAATCTGATCGAGACTTTTTCCGAGAGTTTTATAGGAAATATTTTCCCAATGTTTACTATGTAGTTATCTCGGACAAGGGTTATCAGCATGACACTCAGCAGACTCTACCCTTGTTCCAGTCCTTCGCGAAAGGCGGTCCTTTCAGAGATGGCACTAGAAAGGTGTTAACCACGCGAAAGGATGGTTTGATAGAATTTCGCCTAGAAGATGGTTCGTGGGGTCCATTTTAG